The proteins below come from a single Lactobacillus johnsonii genomic window:
- a CDS encoding GMP reductase: MSNYFSMEAFDYDDIQLVPNKCIIKSRSEADTGVKFGSRTFKIPVVPANMESVIDEDLAIWLAEHGYYYVMHRFYPEKRADFIKMMHDKGLFASISVGIKDSEYDFIDYLAKENIIPEYTTIDVAHGHSDYVIKMIKYIKEKLPDTFLTAGNIATPEAVRELENAGADATKVGVGPGRACITKLKTGFGTGGWQLAALRMCSKAARKPLIADGGIRHNGDIAKSVRFGSSMVMIGSLFAGHEESPGNLITIDGKRYKQYWGSASEVQKGAYRNVEGKQMLVPYRGSIKDTLREMQEDLQSSISYAGGKDLSAIRVVDYVIVKSSIFDGDK, from the coding sequence ATGAGCAATTATTTTAGTATGGAAGCTTTCGATTATGATGACATCCAACTTGTACCTAATAAATGTATTATTAAGAGCCGCAGCGAGGCTGATACAGGAGTTAAATTTGGAAGTCGAACATTTAAAATCCCAGTTGTTCCTGCAAACATGGAAAGTGTTATCGACGAAGATTTAGCCATCTGGCTTGCAGAACATGGCTACTATTATGTTATGCACCGTTTTTACCCAGAAAAACGCGCTGACTTCATTAAGATGATGCACGATAAGGGATTATTTGCTTCAATTTCAGTTGGAATTAAGGATAGCGAATACGACTTCATCGACTATCTTGCTAAGGAAAATATTATTCCGGAATATACAACAATTGATGTGGCACATGGTCATTCCGACTATGTCATTAAAATGATCAAGTATATTAAGGAAAAATTACCTGATACCTTCTTAACGGCTGGTAATATTGCTACTCCTGAAGCAGTTCGTGAATTAGAAAATGCTGGAGCTGACGCAACTAAGGTTGGTGTGGGACCTGGTAGAGCCTGCATCACAAAGCTTAAGACCGGTTTTGGTACTGGTGGCTGGCAATTAGCAGCGCTTAGAATGTGTTCTAAAGCAGCTAGAAAGCCTTTAATTGCCGATGGCGGAATTCGCCATAATGGTGATATTGCTAAGTCTGTTCGCTTCGGTTCTTCTATGGTTATGATTGGCTCACTTTTTGCTGGTCATGAAGAATCTCCTGGTAACTTAATTACTATTGATGGTAAGCGTTATAAACAATACTGGGGTTCAGCTTCTGAAGTTCAAAAAGGCGCCTACCGCAATGTTGAAGGAAAGCAAATGTTAGTTCCATACCGTGGCTCAATTAAAGATACCTTACGTGAGATGCAAGAAGATCTCCAGTCTTCAATTTCTTATGCTGGTGGAAAAGATCTAAGTGCAATTAGAGTAGTAGATTATGTTATTGTTAAATCTTCTATCTTCGATGGAGATAAATAA
- a CDS encoding adenylosuccinate synthase: MTAIAVVGSQWGDEGKGKITDFLSKEAAMAVRSNGGNNAGHTIEIGDKTFKMRLIPSGIFAAKKGAVIGNGVVINPEVMFGELDNLEKEGIDISGLKISNRAHIIMPYHILQDTYQEEAKGDKKIGTTKNGIGPCYMDKASRTGIRVCDLLERDTFEEKLRTNLAEKNALFTKVYGKPELKFEDIFEKYLEYGQKMKKYVTDTSVVVNDALDNDEKVLFEGAQGVMLDIDEGTYPYVTSSNTISGGIASGIGMGANRLDTVIGVCKAYTTRVGEGPFPTELLDEVGDRIRETAHEYGTVTGRPRRVGWFDSVALRHAKRVAGINALSLNLLDVFSGFDKIKIATAYELDGEKIDYYPASLKELYRCKPVYEELPAWEEDITNVKTWEDLPENAKKFLNRVSELVGVPLVTVSVGPDREQTIVLKNPWEK; encoded by the coding sequence ATGACAGCAATAGCAGTTGTAGGTAGTCAATGGGGCGACGAAGGAAAGGGTAAAATTACCGATTTCTTAAGTAAAGAAGCAGCAATGGCTGTTCGTTCAAATGGTGGTAATAATGCCGGCCATACAATTGAAATCGGTGATAAGACTTTCAAAATGCGCCTAATTCCATCTGGAATTTTTGCTGCTAAGAAGGGTGCTGTAATTGGTAATGGTGTAGTTATCAATCCAGAAGTAATGTTCGGAGAATTAGATAACCTTGAAAAAGAAGGTATCGACATTAGCGGCTTGAAGATTTCTAACCGCGCACACATTATTATGCCTTACCACATTTTGCAAGATACTTATCAAGAAGAAGCAAAGGGTGACAAGAAGATCGGAACTACCAAGAATGGTATCGGTCCTTGTTACATGGATAAGGCTTCAAGAACTGGTATCCGTGTTTGCGATTTACTTGAAAGAGATACTTTTGAAGAGAAGTTACGTACTAATTTAGCTGAAAAGAATGCTTTATTCACTAAGGTTTACGGTAAGCCTGAACTTAAATTTGAAGACATCTTTGAAAAGTACCTTGAATACGGTCAAAAGATGAAGAAATACGTTACTGATACCTCAGTAGTTGTAAACGATGCTTTAGATAACGACGAAAAAGTTCTTTTTGAAGGTGCACAAGGAGTAATGCTTGATATTGATGAAGGTACTTATCCATACGTAACTTCTTCAAACACTATTTCAGGTGGGATTGCTTCTGGTATCGGAATGGGTGCTAACCGCTTAGATACTGTTATTGGTGTCTGCAAGGCTTACACTACTCGTGTTGGTGAAGGACCATTCCCAACTGAATTATTAGATGAAGTTGGTGATCGCATTCGTGAAACTGCTCATGAATACGGTACTGTTACTGGTCGTCCACGTCGTGTCGGTTGGTTTGATTCAGTTGCTCTTCGTCACGCTAAGCGTGTTGCTGGTATCAACGCTTTAAGTTTGAACTTATTAGATGTCTTTTCTGGTTTTGACAAGATTAAGATTGCCACTGCTTACGAACTTGATGGTGAAAAGATCGACTACTACCCAGCAAGTTTGAAGGAATTATACAGATGTAAGCCAGTTTATGAAGAACTTCCTGCATGGGAAGAAGATATTACCAATGTAAAGACTTGGGAAGATTTACCAGAAAATGCTAAGAAGTTCTTGAACCGCGTTTCTGAATTAGTAGGTGTTCCTCTAGTTACTGTTTCAGTTGGTCCTGACCGTGAACAAACTATTGTTTTGAAGAATCCTTGGGAAAAATAA
- the purB gene encoding adenylosuccinate lyase, protein MLERYTRPEMGKIWSLENKYAAWLKVEIAATNTWAELGEVPEADAKKIADNASFTVERVSELEAITHHDVVAFTRTVSESLGEEKKWVHFGLTSTDVVDTAQGYILKQANEIILKDLEALKETIAEKAKKYKYTVEMGRTHGVQAEPTTFGLKLARWYAEINRDIERFKAAAKDVESGKISGAVGTFANVPPAVETSVLKQLGLTQQPVTSQVLPRDLHAYYIATIALIATSIENWATEIRGLQRSEIHEVEEHFRAGQKGSSAMPHKHNPIGSENLCGMARVMRGYMVPAYEDVALWHERDISHSSAERVILPDATIGIDYMLNRFNRILTNLDVFPETMLKNMDRTYGLIYSQRVLLKLIDEAGLSREKAYDMVQKLANKSWQEQTSFRKLIEDSEVMNYLSEEDLDDAFDYHYHLKHVDEIFEKCGLD, encoded by the coding sequence ATGTTAGAACGTTATACTCGTCCAGAAATGGGCAAAATTTGGTCCTTAGAAAATAAATACGCTGCTTGGTTAAAGGTAGAAATCGCTGCAACTAACACATGGGCAGAACTTGGTGAAGTGCCAGAAGCAGATGCTAAGAAGATTGCAGACAATGCTTCTTTTACTGTTGAGCGTGTTTCAGAACTTGAAGCCATTACCCACCATGATGTGGTTGCTTTTACGAGAACAGTTTCTGAAAGTTTAGGTGAAGAGAAGAAGTGGGTTCACTTCGGCTTAACTTCAACTGATGTTGTGGATACTGCACAAGGTTATATCTTAAAGCAAGCTAATGAGATCATTTTGAAAGACTTAGAGGCTTTAAAAGAAACTATTGCCGAAAAAGCTAAGAAGTACAAATACACTGTTGAAATGGGCCGTACTCACGGTGTTCAAGCAGAACCAACTACTTTTGGTTTGAAGCTTGCTCGCTGGTATGCTGAGATTAACCGTGATATTGAACGCTTTAAAGCAGCAGCTAAAGATGTAGAATCTGGTAAGATTTCTGGTGCCGTTGGTACTTTTGCAAATGTGCCACCAGCAGTTGAAACTAGCGTTTTAAAGCAGTTAGGTTTAACTCAGCAACCTGTAACTAGTCAAGTTTTACCAAGAGATTTACATGCGTACTACATTGCTACAATTGCCTTAATTGCAACCAGTATTGAAAATTGGGCTACTGAAATTCGTGGTTTGCAAAGAAGTGAAATTCATGAAGTTGAAGAACACTTTAGAGCTGGCCAAAAGGGCTCTTCTGCAATGCCTCATAAGCATAATCCAATTGGTTCTGAAAACTTATGCGGGATGGCGAGAGTAATGCGTGGCTACATGGTACCAGCTTATGAAGATGTAGCTTTATGGCATGAAAGAGATATTTCTCATTCAAGTGCTGAACGTGTAATTTTACCTGATGCAACCATTGGAATTGACTACATGTTGAACCGTTTCAACCGCATCTTAACCAACTTAGATGTTTTCCCAGAAACAATGCTCAAGAATATGGATCGTACTTATGGCTTGATCTATTCACAACGTGTGCTTTTGAAGTTAATTGATGAAGCAGGTTTATCACGTGAAAAGGCTTATGATATGGTGCAAAAGCTAGCTAATAAGTCTTGGCAAGAACAAACTTCATTTAGAAAGTTAATTGAAGACAGTGAAGTTATGAATTACTTGTCTGAAGAAGATCTAGACGATGCTTTTGATTATCATTATCACTTGAAGCATGTTGATGAAATTTTTGAAAAGTGCGGCTTAGATTAA
- a CDS encoding bis(5'-nucleosyl)-tetraphosphatase, which yields MKQEYSAGAIIWRKNNEEIQYLLIQSQPYKQFKSAWAFSKGHLEAGETERDAARREVFEEVGLKPEFDFDFHESYSYKVTSEIEKTVTLFLAEYKAGQKIKRQESEIRSTEWLNYRDAQDRIRKQNFKEFKFEDLSAILAKANTYLLEHE from the coding sequence ATGAAACAAGAATACTCTGCAGGCGCTATTATCTGGCGTAAAAATAATGAAGAAATCCAATATTTACTAATTCAAAGTCAACCTTATAAACAATTCAAGAGTGCTTGGGCATTTTCTAAGGGACATCTTGAAGCAGGTGAGACAGAACGGGATGCTGCAAGGAGGGAAGTCTTTGAAGAAGTAGGATTAAAGCCTGAATTTGATTTTGATTTTCACGAGAGTTATTCATACAAGGTCACTAGCGAAATTGAAAAGACAGTAACTCTATTTTTAGCAGAATATAAAGCTGGTCAAAAAATAAAGCGGCAAGAAAGTGAAATTAGATCGACTGAATGGTTAAATTATAGAGATGCGCAAGATAGAATTAGAAAACAGAACTTTAAAGAATTTAAATTTGAAGATTTATCAGCAATTTTGGCTAAGGCTAATACTTATTTGCTTGAACATGAATAA
- a CDS encoding IS30-like element ISLjo1 family transposase: protein MDSLHSTMNQHVKGKHLSFEERVIIQLRLKDGYSLRAIARELNCSPSTISYEVKRGTVKLYHGKVKKYKATQGHDAYKAHRKNCGRKSDFLRKAQFMRYVHKHFFKDGWSLDVCSNRATAVGEFASSDVVCTKTLYNYVDQGLLGIYNYDLPEKLKRNTKLHRIRKNKKKLGRSIEERPKEINKRNEFGHWECDLVLGHKSKDDEVLLTLSERMSREFLILRIPDKTSVSVMQAFKELQRQYSEHWNDIFKTITTDNGSEFADLSNLEKVSNTLVYYAHPYTSCDKGTVERHNGLIRRFIPKGEAIANYSLQDIINIETWCNSLPRKILAYHTPDEIFERELDLIYQAA, encoded by the coding sequence ATGGACTCTTTACATTCTACCATGAACCAGCACGTTAAAGGCAAGCATTTATCATTTGAAGAGCGAGTTATTATTCAATTGCGTTTGAAAGATGGCTATTCTTTGCGTGCAATTGCCCGTGAACTTAACTGTTCTCCTTCTACTATCAGCTATGAGGTTAAGCGTGGCACTGTAAAACTGTATCATGGTAAAGTCAAAAAATATAAGGCTACTCAAGGGCATGATGCATATAAAGCTCATCGTAAAAATTGTGGGCGCAAATCAGACTTTCTCAGGAAAGCTCAATTCATGCGCTATGTCCACAAGCATTTTTTTAAAGATGGCTGGTCGCTTGATGTGTGCAGTAATCGTGCTACTGCTGTTGGCGAATTCGCTAGCAGCGATGTTGTCTGCACCAAAACTCTTTATAATTACGTTGATCAAGGCTTATTAGGAATTTATAATTACGACTTGCCAGAGAAGCTTAAACGCAATACTAAGCTTCATCGTATTCGCAAAAATAAGAAAAAACTTGGCAGAAGCATTGAAGAACGTCCTAAAGAGATCAATAAACGTAATGAATTCGGTCATTGGGAATGCGATTTAGTTCTCGGACATAAGAGCAAAGATGATGAGGTACTGCTAACCTTATCTGAGCGTATGAGTCGTGAGTTTTTAATTCTTCGTATTCCTGACAAGACTTCTGTCAGTGTCATGCAGGCCTTTAAAGAACTCCAAAGGCAATACAGCGAACATTGGAATGATATTTTTAAAACCATTACCACTGATAATGGCTCAGAGTTTGCAGATCTTTCCAACCTAGAAAAAGTATCCAATACACTGGTTTACTATGCCCATCCTTACACTTCTTGTGATAAGGGAACAGTTGAAAGACACAATGGTCTTATTCGCAGATTCATTCCTAAGGGAGAAGCAATAGCTAACTATTCTTTACAAGACATCATTAATATTGAAACCTGGTGCAATTCTTTGCCAAGAAAGATACTGGCCTATCATACACCAGATGAAATCTTTGAAAGAGAATTAGATCTAATCTATCAAGCAGCTTAA